The Hippoglossus hippoglossus isolate fHipHip1 chromosome 21, fHipHip1.pri, whole genome shotgun sequence genome contains a region encoding:
- the mrpl30 gene encoding 39S ribosomal protein L30, mitochondrial, protein MAGVCRGLSSLSTKILTQAALSPRPWFVSARSKFYKARIPKELFVERSKEHEKYGGDPDQPHKLHIVTRIKSVMRRPYWEKEMVKDLGLEKAHFPVIHKNTPAVNNRLKFVKHLVRIQPLKTPYGLPAEQDMAETFINSKGELIVRRLLQPVEPKAIES, encoded by the exons ATGGCAGGTGTTTGTCGTGGTTTGAGCTCCTTGTCAACAAAG atcCTGACACAAGCTGCACTTTCACCCCGCCCATGGTTTGTGTCTGCACGCAGCAAGTTTTACAAAGCAAGGATCCCAAAAGAG CTCTTTGTAGAGAGATCAAAAGAACATGAGAAATATGGAGGAGATCCAGACCAACCTCATAAACTGCACATAGTGACTCGAATCAAAAGTGTGATGCGGAGACCGTACTGGGAGAAAGAGATGGTGAAAGATCTGGGGCTTGAAAAG GCACACTTCCCTGTGATACACAAAAATACTCCTGCAGTTAACAACCGACTGAAATTTGTAAAGCACCTGGTGAG AATCCAGCCTCTGAAGACGCCCTATGGACTCCCTGCTGAACAGGACATGGCCGAGACTTTCATTAACAGCAAGGGAGAGCTGATTGTCCGTCGCCTCCTCCAACCCGTAGAACCCAAGGCCATTGAATCCTAG
- the mitd1 gene encoding MIT domain-containing protein 1 isoform X3, protein MTQNHVTGMENAAVSVLKRAVELDHSGRLPESLVCYQEGIQLLIDVLKAAVKDDSKRGHYREKTQGYMARAEQIKALVSQMKEDGKYHEQNKIPEDATGHSYEVLFKPYISSSLTEVWVEDPYIRHTHQLYNFVRFCEMLLKAPCKVKRIHLLTSQDEDSSQQTRALAELKESVSAHGMDLDVQYSSTIHDREIRFDNGWIIKIGRGLDYFKRPKGRFSIGYCDYDLRQCHETTVDIFHTQHTKTL, encoded by the exons ATGACACAGAACCACGTGACAGGGATGGAGAACGCCGCCGTGTCCGTCCTGAAACGGGCGGTGGAGCTGGACCACAGCGGCCGCCTCCCGGAGTCTCTGGTCTGCTACCAGGAGGGAATCCAGCTGCTGATCGACGTGTTGAAAG CAGCTGTGAAGGATGATTCCAAGAGAGGACACTACAGAGAGAAGACACAAGGCTACATGGCCCGAGCCGAGCAGATCAAAGCTCTTGTCAGCCAGATGAAAGAAG ACGGGAAGTACCATGAGCAGAATAAAATACCGGAGGATGCTACAGGTCATAGCTACGAGGTTCTGTTCAAGCCGTACATCAGCAGTTCACTGACGGAGGTCTGGGTGGAGGACCCATACATAAGACACACCCACCAG CTCTACAACTTTGTTCGGTTCTGCGAGATGCTGCTCAAAGCGCCATGCAAGGTGAAGAGGATCCATCTCCTCACCTCACAGGATGAA gacagCAGCCAACAGACAAGAGCTTTGGCTGAGCTCAAAGAGAGTGTCAGTGCTCATGGAATGGATCTGGATGTGCAGTACTCCTCCACCATCCACGACAGGGAGATCAG GTTTGACAATGGTTGGATCATAAAGATAGGAAGAGGATTGGATTACTTCAAGAGACCTAAG GGCCGCTTCTCTATTGGATATTGTGACTATGACCTCAGACAGTGCCATGAGACCACTGTTGACATTTTTCACACCCAACACACTAAAACACTATGA
- the mitd1 gene encoding MIT domain-containing protein 1 isoform X1, with the protein MTQNHVTGMENAAVSVLKRAVELDHSGRLPESLVCYQEGIQLLIDVLKAAVKDDSKRGHYREKTQGYMARAEQIKALVSQMKEDGKYHEQNKIPEDATGHSYEVLFKPYISSSLTEVWVEDPYIRHTHQLYNFVRFCEMLLKAPCKVKRIHLLTSQDEQDSSQQTRALAELKESVSAHGMDLDVQYSSTIHDREIRFDNGWIIKIGRGLDYFKRPKGRFSIGYCDYDLRQCHETTVDIFHTQHTKTL; encoded by the exons ATGACACAGAACCACGTGACAGGGATGGAGAACGCCGCCGTGTCCGTCCTGAAACGGGCGGTGGAGCTGGACCACAGCGGCCGCCTCCCGGAGTCTCTGGTCTGCTACCAGGAGGGAATCCAGCTGCTGATCGACGTGTTGAAAG CAGCTGTGAAGGATGATTCCAAGAGAGGACACTACAGAGAGAAGACACAAGGCTACATGGCCCGAGCCGAGCAGATCAAAGCTCTTGTCAGCCAGATGAAAGAAG ACGGGAAGTACCATGAGCAGAATAAAATACCGGAGGATGCTACAGGTCATAGCTACGAGGTTCTGTTCAAGCCGTACATCAGCAGTTCACTGACGGAGGTCTGGGTGGAGGACCCATACATAAGACACACCCACCAG CTCTACAACTTTGTTCGGTTCTGCGAGATGCTGCTCAAAGCGCCATGCAAGGTGAAGAGGATCCATCTCCTCACCTCACAGGATGAA caggacagCAGCCAACAGACAAGAGCTTTGGCTGAGCTCAAAGAGAGTGTCAGTGCTCATGGAATGGATCTGGATGTGCAGTACTCCTCCACCATCCACGACAGGGAGATCAG GTTTGACAATGGTTGGATCATAAAGATAGGAAGAGGATTGGATTACTTCAAGAGACCTAAG GGCCGCTTCTCTATTGGATATTGTGACTATGACCTCAGACAGTGCCATGAGACCACTGTTGACATTTTTCACACCCAACACACTAAAACACTATGA
- the mitd1 gene encoding MIT domain-containing protein 1 isoform X2 produces the protein MTQNHVTGMENAAVSVLKRAVELDHSGRLPESLVCYQEGIQLLIDVLKAVKDDSKRGHYREKTQGYMARAEQIKALVSQMKEDGKYHEQNKIPEDATGHSYEVLFKPYISSSLTEVWVEDPYIRHTHQLYNFVRFCEMLLKAPCKVKRIHLLTSQDEQDSSQQTRALAELKESVSAHGMDLDVQYSSTIHDREIRFDNGWIIKIGRGLDYFKRPKGRFSIGYCDYDLRQCHETTVDIFHTQHTKTL, from the exons ATGACACAGAACCACGTGACAGGGATGGAGAACGCCGCCGTGTCCGTCCTGAAACGGGCGGTGGAGCTGGACCACAGCGGCCGCCTCCCGGAGTCTCTGGTCTGCTACCAGGAGGGAATCCAGCTGCTGATCGACGTGTTGAAAG CTGTGAAGGATGATTCCAAGAGAGGACACTACAGAGAGAAGACACAAGGCTACATGGCCCGAGCCGAGCAGATCAAAGCTCTTGTCAGCCAGATGAAAGAAG ACGGGAAGTACCATGAGCAGAATAAAATACCGGAGGATGCTACAGGTCATAGCTACGAGGTTCTGTTCAAGCCGTACATCAGCAGTTCACTGACGGAGGTCTGGGTGGAGGACCCATACATAAGACACACCCACCAG CTCTACAACTTTGTTCGGTTCTGCGAGATGCTGCTCAAAGCGCCATGCAAGGTGAAGAGGATCCATCTCCTCACCTCACAGGATGAA caggacagCAGCCAACAGACAAGAGCTTTGGCTGAGCTCAAAGAGAGTGTCAGTGCTCATGGAATGGATCTGGATGTGCAGTACTCCTCCACCATCCACGACAGGGAGATCAG GTTTGACAATGGTTGGATCATAAAGATAGGAAGAGGATTGGATTACTTCAAGAGACCTAAG GGCCGCTTCTCTATTGGATATTGTGACTATGACCTCAGACAGTGCCATGAGACCACTGTTGACATTTTTCACACCCAACACACTAAAACACTATGA
- the LOC117755270 gene encoding caldesmon-like has translation MQHQDVRETCRILEEKLKREKARLSRAITKVVMQREVSAATEGMTYEMETLRIENKNIRGKFEALEAKYDFQYKGGAPHPTESKTRQAQHQDDIQRAILEERVNQTASALERERERADQTSIALEKERERLNQTASALERERERADQTSFALEIERARLNQTASALERERERADQTFIALEKERATSEKCHDELNEALVQHTKTQEEQHRLAVDLQKSQNKLNSQTQEQTNVALHKAKDALHSLQKEHTALERKHGEINSHYREVLKSPSTLQIRYERLGFATGEPRPDFSRPKFNLDWSKLGSSFHDSKPCGTLTPVHQNRDNHLTSMCK, from the coding sequence ATGCAGCATCAGGACGTCAGAGAAACTTGCAGAATACTTGAAGAAAAACTCAAGAGGGAGAAAGCCCGGCTCTCGAGAGCGATCACAAAAGTTGTGATGCAAAGGGAAGTCTCAGCAGCCACAGAGGGCATGACGTATGAGATGGAAACACTAAGGATAGAGAACAAGAATATCAGGGGTAAATTTGAGGCTTTGGAGGCAAAATATGACTTTCAATATAAAGGTGGAGCTCCCCATCCGACAGAGAGCAAGACAAGACAGGCCCAACATCAAGATGACATACAAAGGGCTATCTTGGAGGAGAGAGTCAATCAAACCGCCTCTGCTcttgaaagagaaagggagagagccGATCAAACTTCCATTGCTCttgaaaaagaaagggagagactTAATCAGACTGCCTCTGCTcttgaaagagaaagggagagagccGATCAAACTTCCTTTGCTCTTGAAATAGAAAGGGCCAGACTCAATCAGACTGCCTCTGCTcttgaaagagaaagggagagagccGATCAAACTTTCATTGCTCTTGAAAAAGAAAGGGCCACGTCTGAGAAGTGCCATGACGAACTCAACGAAGCTTTGGTCCAGCACACAAAAACGCAAGAGGAGCAGCACCGTTTGGCTGTAGACCTCCAGAAATCTCAGAACAAACTCAACTCTCAGACACAAGAGCAAACTAACGTTGCTTTGCATAAGGCAAAAGACGCTCTACACAGCCTTCAGAAGGAACACACAGCTCTTGAAAGGAAGCATGGCGAAATTAATTCTCATTACCGTGAGGTGCTTAAAAGTCCCTCTACCCTCCAAATAAGATATGAGAGGCTTGGCTTTGCGACAGGGGAACCCCGACCAGATTTCAGTCGACCTAAGTTCAACCTAGATTGGAGTAAACTTGGTTCATCCTTTCACGACTCCAAACCCTGCGGAACCCTGACCCCTGTCCATCAGAACCGAGATAATCATTTGACCTCAATGTGTAAATAA
- the cracdla gene encoding acrosomal protein KIAA1210 isoform X1: MEASSGDIEEGTEDIPGRKKSKLKSLRTRLFGRNKRTGGEENTKHSQSSSDITAEQGLGSEEDLVCSQGMIGSRALSHDSIFQADEVLTDTEPARVLSQENVHSKIKALQIKLQQQKMHLGPPPLVVPVRRPEDLCGRSEDDSSRDISGSDVTSQGGVCKTISQPSFRPLSPISKPALTKLVPQFPSHPLPPTVPSISPIIDSTLDFSSPAQFTPCLDTSAARHRMSVKPRNQRARTQKRLATQTDFGLPSQALNNIDHPEYVEEEEQRLCAPDKVSLETEKREADTTTIAQHLPTKSPEVAPITLEEAPKSSGLTSSQTDPAPPWRKPSISSQVLRPKPQRPVDVTSSERPHSSFIESELKTKREGDSEIQVMFHDKRNTLKKTGMTKETSDQISSTSSSALASRQSSIQQQVKDETESIRGIKRSGPGSGSFHFSITTAKKRDSERPRSSSFVGVLIQAEARHKSKGGTEEKRVAGLREKEELKDRVVGRLKQEGSLRKGSGITWDKMDSLKKTEPVASASKNAAADTGTSAKEEVESSREEVEEAVEAQEEVQEEEGKTAFGVKLRSMSQSMKVRADPTPNHFSKPPVSEDQCDKQNRQEMSDNVGYVSKKPLISSTPSTSGDIRVSDPTPSGSSLPLKNTLPSTGNSSITSAEVRATSSDAREVATAPSVPQEPQSAPAPALSEVSWMSLAMEKTRTLQQLFTGRFPRDLTGAQTVARPQAQVQPTTRTETQIGAQTQAQIAKMQQGSTPSQAANQPSSDTVKTATVQSTSQAQAVQPSLVSVQQNTTTVATGLSDTPKEAQTSKQTNEAQSHPSTTQFASQCLSHPPVQTKPWTPQFPLRSSTQADTSSQFALQGSATQCLAQSSSSQHATSQPPAWTNRGVHPTNQLKPTASVSTTTSITAPPPPVSALGKGERDANVQEKEGPSPIGRRAAWGGSVSERAAFLQKQPEWVTPAGAKEVELKNAQSEVQSSDESPVSANTTSLSTDTKPEGRPGVKLTESTPTKVPDRPSEDKWLRKNPASFSPSSSPTQSSELRSMSDSGKPSWMELAKRKSMAWSDKTMD; the protein is encoded by the exons ATGGAGGCTTCCTCTGGAGATATAGAAGAAGGCACTGAAGACATTCCAG GACGCAAAAAGTCCAAACTCAAGTCCCTCAGAACTCGTCTCTTCGGGCGGAACAAGAGAACAGGTGGAGaggaaaacaccaaacacaGTCAGTCGTCCAGCGACATCACTGCAGAACAGGGACTAGGATCAGAGGAGGATTTGGT ATGCTCCCAGGGAATGATTGGATCCCGAGCGTTGTCCCATGACAGCATCTTTCAGGCTGATGAGGTTCTGACAGACACTGAACCAGCCAGGGTCTTATCCCAGGAGAATGTTCACAGCAAGATAAAAGCTCTGCAG ATCaagcttcagcagcagaagatgCATTTGGGGCCACCACCTCTGGTTGTGCCAGTCAGACGTCCAGAGGACCTGTGCGGCCGCTCAGAGGATGACAGCTCACGTGACATCTCAGGAAGTGATGTTACATCACAGGGAGGTGTCTGCAAG ACCATATCCCAGCCATCCTTTCGTCCTCTCTCACCTATCTCCAAACCTGCACTGACCAAGCTTGTGCCCCAGTTTCCATCCCATCCTTTACCTCCTACTGTCCCATCCATTTCCCCCATCATTGACAGTACGTTGGACTTCAGTTCTCCTGCTCAGTTCACCCCCTGCCTGGATACCTCTGCTGCACGCCACCGGATGTCCGTCAAGCCCAGAAACCAACGGGCCAGGACCCAGAAGAGACTCGCTACA cagaCTGATTTTGGGCTTCCGTCACAGGCCCTGAACAACATTGACCACCCTGAGTAtgtggaagaagaggagcagcggCTTTGTGCTCCAGACAAGGTGTCgctggaaacagaaaaaagagaagcagataCTACGACCATAGCTCAGCACCTTCCTACCAAATCCCCAGAGGTTGCACCAATAACTTTAGAAGAAGCCCCCAAATCATCCGGTTTGACTTCTTCCCAAACGGACCCTGCTCCTCCTTGGAGAAAACCCTCTATCTCCTCACAGGTTCTTCGACCTAAGCCTCAAAGACCAGTGGATGTTACGTCCAGTGAACGTCCACATTCATCCTTTATAGAGTCAGAACTCAAAACCAAAAGAGAGGGGGATTCTGAGATACAAGTAATGTTCCACGACAAGAGGAATACTCTTAAAAAGACTGGAATGACTAAAGAGACCTCGGACCAGATCTCCTCTACCTCCAGCTCAGCACTGGCATCCAGGCAATCCTCTATTCAACAGCAGGTTAAAGATGAGACAGAGAGCATAAGAGGAATAAAGAGATCTGGCCCAGGATCTGGGTCCTTCCATTTCTCCATCACCACTGCCAAAAAACGAGATAGTGAGAGACCCCGATCGAGCAGTTTTGTGGGAGTGCTGATACAAGCCGAAGCCAGGCACAAGAGCAAAGggggaacagaggagaaacGTGTTGCAGGCTTAAGGGAAAAGGAGGAACTTAAAGACAGAGTTGTGGGACGCCTTAAGCAAGAGGGATCTCTACGCAAAGGCTCAGGAATTACATGGGATAAGATGGACAGCCTCAAAAAGACAGAACCAGTGGCATCTGCGTCTAAAAATGCAGCCGCAGACACAGGGACTTCAGcaaaggaggaggtggagagcagccgggaggaggtggaggaagcaGTGGAAGCACAGGAGGAGGTccaggaggaagaagggaagaCAGCATTTGGTGTGAAACTACGCTCAATGTCTCAATCGATGAAAGTTCGAGCTGATCCGACCCCTAACCATTTCTCTAAGCCGCCAGTCAGTGAGGACCAGtgtgacaaacaaaacagacaggAGATGAGCGATAATGTCGGCTACGTGTCTAAAAAGCCGCTCATCTCTTCTACCCCATCCACCTCTGGAGACATCAGAGTGTCAG ATCCAACCCCATCTGGCTCCTCCCTTCCACTCAAGAATACCTTACCATCGACAGGCAATTCTTCCATCACGTCTGCAGAGGTCCGAGCAACCTCCTCAGACGCCAGAGAAGTAGCGACTGCCCCCTCTGTGCCTCAGGAGCCCCAGTCTGCCCCCGCACCAGCATTGTCTGAAGTGTCCTGGATGAGCCTTGCAATGGAAAAGACCAGGaccctgcagcagctcttcacgGGCAGGTTCCCCAGAGACCTAACAGGCGCGCAGACTGTGGCTCGACCGCAAGCACAAGTGCAGCCGACGACTcgaacagagacacagattgGTGCACAAACGCAGGCACAGATTGCTAAAATGCAGCAGGGCTCAACACCATCGCAGGCTGCAAATCAGCCATCAAGTGATACAGTGAAAACAGCAACGGTGCAAAGTACAAGTCAAGCACAAGCTGTCCAACCATCACTAGTGTCAGTGCAACAGAACACGACAACGGTAGCTACTGGTCTGTCAGACACTCCTAAAGAAGcacaaacatccaaacaaaCCAATGAAGCCCAGTCACACCCAAGTACAACTCAGTTTGCCTCACAGTGTCTGTCTCATCCACCTGTACAGACCAAGCCATGGACCCCACAGTTTCCCCTACGTTCTTCTACACAAGCAGACACCTCGTCTCAGTTTGCACTGCAGGGGAGCGCCACCCAGTGTCTTGCACAATCTTCCTCAAGCCAGCACGCCACCTCCCAGCCACCTGCTTGGACTAATCGAGGTGTCCACCCCACCAACCAGCTCAAACCCACAGCTTCAGTTTCCACCACCACATCGATCacagctcctcctcccccagTGTCGGCCCTGGGAAAAGGGGAAAGAGATGCCAACGTGCAGGAAAAAGAGGGTCCCTCACCCATAGGAAGACGAGCAGCTTGGGGCGGGTCAGTGAGCGAGAGGGCTGCTTTTCTGCAAAAACAGCCAGAGTGGGTCACACCAGCTGGAGCGAAGGAG GTGGAATTGAAGAACGCTCAATCAGAAGTGCAGTCATCAGATGAATCTCCTGTCTCTGCCAATACAACGTCtctgagcacagacacaaaaccagAAGGAAGACCAGGGGTAAAACTTACAG agTCGACCCCCACCAAAGTCCCGGACAGGCCCAGTGAGGACAAATGGCTCCGGAAAAACCCTGCATCTTTTTCGCCCTCATCGTCCCCCACACAGTCGTCAGAGTTGCGGTCCATGTCGGACAGTGGCAAGCCGTCCTGGATGGAACTGGCGAAGAGAAAGTCAATGGCCTGGAGTGACAAGACCATGGACTAA
- the cracdla gene encoding acrosomal protein KIAA1210 isoform X2 yields MEASSGDIEEGTEDIPGRKKSKLKSLRTRLFGRNKRTGGEENTKHSQSSSDITAEQGLGSEEDLVCSQGMIGSRALSHDSIFQADEVLTDTEPARVLSQENVHSKIKALQIKLQQQKMHLGPPPLVVPVRRPEDLCGRSEDDSSRDISGSDVTSQGGVCKTISQPSFRPLSPISKPALTKLVPQFPSHPLPPTVPSISPIIDSTLDFSSPAQFTPCLDTSAARHRMSVKPRNQRARTQKRLATTDFGLPSQALNNIDHPEYVEEEEQRLCAPDKVSLETEKREADTTTIAQHLPTKSPEVAPITLEEAPKSSGLTSSQTDPAPPWRKPSISSQVLRPKPQRPVDVTSSERPHSSFIESELKTKREGDSEIQVMFHDKRNTLKKTGMTKETSDQISSTSSSALASRQSSIQQQVKDETESIRGIKRSGPGSGSFHFSITTAKKRDSERPRSSSFVGVLIQAEARHKSKGGTEEKRVAGLREKEELKDRVVGRLKQEGSLRKGSGITWDKMDSLKKTEPVASASKNAAADTGTSAKEEVESSREEVEEAVEAQEEVQEEEGKTAFGVKLRSMSQSMKVRADPTPNHFSKPPVSEDQCDKQNRQEMSDNVGYVSKKPLISSTPSTSGDIRVSDPTPSGSSLPLKNTLPSTGNSSITSAEVRATSSDAREVATAPSVPQEPQSAPAPALSEVSWMSLAMEKTRTLQQLFTGRFPRDLTGAQTVARPQAQVQPTTRTETQIGAQTQAQIAKMQQGSTPSQAANQPSSDTVKTATVQSTSQAQAVQPSLVSVQQNTTTVATGLSDTPKEAQTSKQTNEAQSHPSTTQFASQCLSHPPVQTKPWTPQFPLRSSTQADTSSQFALQGSATQCLAQSSSSQHATSQPPAWTNRGVHPTNQLKPTASVSTTTSITAPPPPVSALGKGERDANVQEKEGPSPIGRRAAWGGSVSERAAFLQKQPEWVTPAGAKEVELKNAQSEVQSSDESPVSANTTSLSTDTKPEGRPGVKLTESTPTKVPDRPSEDKWLRKNPASFSPSSSPTQSSELRSMSDSGKPSWMELAKRKSMAWSDKTMD; encoded by the exons ATGGAGGCTTCCTCTGGAGATATAGAAGAAGGCACTGAAGACATTCCAG GACGCAAAAAGTCCAAACTCAAGTCCCTCAGAACTCGTCTCTTCGGGCGGAACAAGAGAACAGGTGGAGaggaaaacaccaaacacaGTCAGTCGTCCAGCGACATCACTGCAGAACAGGGACTAGGATCAGAGGAGGATTTGGT ATGCTCCCAGGGAATGATTGGATCCCGAGCGTTGTCCCATGACAGCATCTTTCAGGCTGATGAGGTTCTGACAGACACTGAACCAGCCAGGGTCTTATCCCAGGAGAATGTTCACAGCAAGATAAAAGCTCTGCAG ATCaagcttcagcagcagaagatgCATTTGGGGCCACCACCTCTGGTTGTGCCAGTCAGACGTCCAGAGGACCTGTGCGGCCGCTCAGAGGATGACAGCTCACGTGACATCTCAGGAAGTGATGTTACATCACAGGGAGGTGTCTGCAAG ACCATATCCCAGCCATCCTTTCGTCCTCTCTCACCTATCTCCAAACCTGCACTGACCAAGCTTGTGCCCCAGTTTCCATCCCATCCTTTACCTCCTACTGTCCCATCCATTTCCCCCATCATTGACAGTACGTTGGACTTCAGTTCTCCTGCTCAGTTCACCCCCTGCCTGGATACCTCTGCTGCACGCCACCGGATGTCCGTCAAGCCCAGAAACCAACGGGCCAGGACCCAGAAGAGACTCGCTACA aCTGATTTTGGGCTTCCGTCACAGGCCCTGAACAACATTGACCACCCTGAGTAtgtggaagaagaggagcagcggCTTTGTGCTCCAGACAAGGTGTCgctggaaacagaaaaaagagaagcagataCTACGACCATAGCTCAGCACCTTCCTACCAAATCCCCAGAGGTTGCACCAATAACTTTAGAAGAAGCCCCCAAATCATCCGGTTTGACTTCTTCCCAAACGGACCCTGCTCCTCCTTGGAGAAAACCCTCTATCTCCTCACAGGTTCTTCGACCTAAGCCTCAAAGACCAGTGGATGTTACGTCCAGTGAACGTCCACATTCATCCTTTATAGAGTCAGAACTCAAAACCAAAAGAGAGGGGGATTCTGAGATACAAGTAATGTTCCACGACAAGAGGAATACTCTTAAAAAGACTGGAATGACTAAAGAGACCTCGGACCAGATCTCCTCTACCTCCAGCTCAGCACTGGCATCCAGGCAATCCTCTATTCAACAGCAGGTTAAAGATGAGACAGAGAGCATAAGAGGAATAAAGAGATCTGGCCCAGGATCTGGGTCCTTCCATTTCTCCATCACCACTGCCAAAAAACGAGATAGTGAGAGACCCCGATCGAGCAGTTTTGTGGGAGTGCTGATACAAGCCGAAGCCAGGCACAAGAGCAAAGggggaacagaggagaaacGTGTTGCAGGCTTAAGGGAAAAGGAGGAACTTAAAGACAGAGTTGTGGGACGCCTTAAGCAAGAGGGATCTCTACGCAAAGGCTCAGGAATTACATGGGATAAGATGGACAGCCTCAAAAAGACAGAACCAGTGGCATCTGCGTCTAAAAATGCAGCCGCAGACACAGGGACTTCAGcaaaggaggaggtggagagcagccgggaggaggtggaggaagcaGTGGAAGCACAGGAGGAGGTccaggaggaagaagggaagaCAGCATTTGGTGTGAAACTACGCTCAATGTCTCAATCGATGAAAGTTCGAGCTGATCCGACCCCTAACCATTTCTCTAAGCCGCCAGTCAGTGAGGACCAGtgtgacaaacaaaacagacaggAGATGAGCGATAATGTCGGCTACGTGTCTAAAAAGCCGCTCATCTCTTCTACCCCATCCACCTCTGGAGACATCAGAGTGTCAG ATCCAACCCCATCTGGCTCCTCCCTTCCACTCAAGAATACCTTACCATCGACAGGCAATTCTTCCATCACGTCTGCAGAGGTCCGAGCAACCTCCTCAGACGCCAGAGAAGTAGCGACTGCCCCCTCTGTGCCTCAGGAGCCCCAGTCTGCCCCCGCACCAGCATTGTCTGAAGTGTCCTGGATGAGCCTTGCAATGGAAAAGACCAGGaccctgcagcagctcttcacgGGCAGGTTCCCCAGAGACCTAACAGGCGCGCAGACTGTGGCTCGACCGCAAGCACAAGTGCAGCCGACGACTcgaacagagacacagattgGTGCACAAACGCAGGCACAGATTGCTAAAATGCAGCAGGGCTCAACACCATCGCAGGCTGCAAATCAGCCATCAAGTGATACAGTGAAAACAGCAACGGTGCAAAGTACAAGTCAAGCACAAGCTGTCCAACCATCACTAGTGTCAGTGCAACAGAACACGACAACGGTAGCTACTGGTCTGTCAGACACTCCTAAAGAAGcacaaacatccaaacaaaCCAATGAAGCCCAGTCACACCCAAGTACAACTCAGTTTGCCTCACAGTGTCTGTCTCATCCACCTGTACAGACCAAGCCATGGACCCCACAGTTTCCCCTACGTTCTTCTACACAAGCAGACACCTCGTCTCAGTTTGCACTGCAGGGGAGCGCCACCCAGTGTCTTGCACAATCTTCCTCAAGCCAGCACGCCACCTCCCAGCCACCTGCTTGGACTAATCGAGGTGTCCACCCCACCAACCAGCTCAAACCCACAGCTTCAGTTTCCACCACCACATCGATCacagctcctcctcccccagTGTCGGCCCTGGGAAAAGGGGAAAGAGATGCCAACGTGCAGGAAAAAGAGGGTCCCTCACCCATAGGAAGACGAGCAGCTTGGGGCGGGTCAGTGAGCGAGAGGGCTGCTTTTCTGCAAAAACAGCCAGAGTGGGTCACACCAGCTGGAGCGAAGGAG GTGGAATTGAAGAACGCTCAATCAGAAGTGCAGTCATCAGATGAATCTCCTGTCTCTGCCAATACAACGTCtctgagcacagacacaaaaccagAAGGAAGACCAGGGGTAAAACTTACAG agTCGACCCCCACCAAAGTCCCGGACAGGCCCAGTGAGGACAAATGGCTCCGGAAAAACCCTGCATCTTTTTCGCCCTCATCGTCCCCCACACAGTCGTCAGAGTTGCGGTCCATGTCGGACAGTGGCAAGCCGTCCTGGATGGAACTGGCGAAGAGAAAGTCAATGGCCTGGAGTGACAAGACCATGGACTAA